ATCTGACCCTGAAAACCGAAGCTGAGGCCGTGTTCGTCGAACAGCGGTCGAAATTCATCGCCGCCGCGCGTCCGGCCGAAACCGCCGGCGAAGCGGAGGCCTTTATTTCGCGCGTCAAACAGCGGCACAAAGACGCCACGCACAACGTCTGGGCTTATTTTATCGACGACGGGAACATGCGCGCGAGCGACGACGGGGAACCGTCGGGGACCGCGGGAACGCCTGTGCTGCAGGTGTTGAAAGCAGGGCGGATTTTCAAAAGCGCCATCGTAGTGACGCGCTATTTCGGAGGAATTCTGCTCGGCGCGGGCGGGCTT
This region of Oscillospiraceae bacterium genomic DNA includes:
- a CDS encoding YigZ family protein, producing MNSYLTLKTEAEAVFVEQRSKFIAAARPAETAGEAEAFISRVKQRHKDATHNVWAYFIDDGNMRASDDGEPSGTAGTPVLQVLKAGRIFKSAIVVTRYFGGILLGAGGLVRTYGAAAKLGTEAAGIVSMTLCARFTVTVEYPDGDRIKNALQNGGAVITGTQYSDKVAFEYYLPAEKAAAMAGILAELTSGRALLTPLGTEFLDIP